The Oecophyllibacter saccharovorans sequence ACGCTTTACGAGCGTTGGGAGGAATCAGGGGTCTTCCGGGCTGACCCAGCCCGTCCGGGCCCGGCCTTTTCGATCATGTTTCCGCCGCCCAACGTGACCGGAACCCTGCATCTGGGGCATGCGCTGACCTTTACCTTGCAGGATATCCTCATCCGCTGGCGTCGTGAGAAAGGCGATAATGTTCTTTGGCAACCCGGGACAGACCACGCCGGTATCGCCACCCAGATGGTGGTTGAACGCATGCTGGACAGGGAAGGGATCAAACGCCAGGAGATTGGCCGTTCCGCCTTTCTGGAGCATGTCTGGAAGTGGAAACACAACTACGGTGGCACCATCATTGAACAGCTCAAGCGCCTGGGGGCAGCAGCTGACTGGTCGCGCGAACGTTTCACAATGGATGAAGGACTGTCAAAAGCTGTTCGGAAGGTTTTTGTCCAGCTTTACCGTGAAGGGCTGATCTATCGCGACAAACGCCTGGTAAACTGGGATCCGGCTTTCAGATCCGCCATTTCGGATCTTGAAGTCGAAAATCGTGAAACCAAGGGAGCGATGTGGCATATCCGCTACCCGCTCGCTGATGGTGGCGGTGCCATCACGATCGCCACCACGCGCCCCGAAACCCTTCTTGGGGACGTGGCGGTCGCAGTCAATCCTGAGGATGAACGGTATAAGGCACTTATCGGCCGGAAAATCCGTCTTCCCCTGGTCGGACGCCTGATCCCGATCATCGCTGATGAACATTCCGATCCGCAGAAAGGCACCGGGGCTGTCAAGATAACGCCGGCCCATGATTTCAATGATTTTGAAGTTGGCAAGCGCCATCAGCTGCCAGCCCCGACGATCCTGGATGAAGAAGCACAGATCTGGCTGGATGAGATCGAAAATGACCTCGCGGCTTCTTCCCAAACTGCTGATACCGCTTTCGTGCGCGCCCTTGCAGGCCAACCGCGTGATGAGGCGCGGAAGCTGATCGTGGCTGAGCTGGAACGCCAGGATCTGCTCGAGAAAGTGGAGCCTCATGTTCTGCAGGTGCCGATCGCTGAACGCGGCGGAGCTGTTGTTGAACCACGCCTGACCCTGCAATGGTACTGTGATGCCCAGAAACTGGCCGGCCCAGCAGTCGAAGCGGTCCGCAATGGCAAGATCGTCTTTGAGCCGCGTCAGTGGGAAAACACCTTTTACGCCTGGATGCGTGATCTGCAGCCCTGGTGCATCAGTCGCCAGCTTTGGTGGGGCCACCAGATTCCGGCCTGGTATGGCTCGGACGGCCGAACCTATGTGGCAGAAACGGTCCAAGAAGCTCAGAAGCAGGCAGGCCCTGAAGTAACTCTGACGCAGGAAGAAGACGTCCTGGATACCTGGTTCAGCTCCGGTCTGTGGCCATTCAGCACTTTAGGCTGGCCGAAAGAAACGCCTGAGCTGGAACGTTACTATCCAACCAGCGTTCTGGTGACAGGTTTTGACATCATCTTCTTCTGGGTATCCCGCATGATGATGCTGGGAACGCATTTCATGAAGGACGTGCCCTTCAGGAAAGTTCTCATTCATGGCCTGGTGCGTGATGAAAAAGGGCAGAAAATGTCCAAATCCCGTGGCAACGGGATTGATCCTCTGGACCTGATCGCCCAATACGGCGCTGATGCGACGCGTCTGGCCATTTGCGCCGGCACCGGTATCGGTCGCGATATCAAATTGGGTCCCACAAGAGTTGAAGAACATCGTGCTTTCATCACCAAGCTGTGGAATGCGGCGCGTTTCCTGCAGATGAACGGCATGGAGCCTGTCGCCGAACTGGAGGGCCTGCAGGTCTCTCATACTTTGAGTCGCTGGATTCTGGCTGAAGCCAGCCAAGCCCTTCACGACATGGACCAGGCCTTGCAGGCTTCGCGCTTTGATGACTATGCGCGCGTTTGTTATCAGTTTGTCTGGAACATCTTTTGTGACTGGTTTCTGGAACTCGCCAAGCCCGTTTTCAACAGTGACAATCCCGACGCCCCTGAACTCAGAAAAGTTGCAGGCTATGTGCTGGGCGCCATTCTGCGCGGTATGCAGCCCGTCATTCCCTTTGTGACAGCCGCCTTATGGGAGAAACTGGGTTATAAGGGGGATTTCGAGACAGTCAGATGGCCCGAAAGCCAGAAGCCAGTCGGCGCCGAAGAGGCACAGGAGGAAATCGACTGGTTGAGAAAACTCATCAGCGAAGTGCGCACTGTCCGGTCGGAAATGAATATTCCTCCCTCGCGCAAAGCGCCACTTCTCTTCCAGGACGCTTCAGCCCAGACCCTGAAACGGCTTTCCAACTGGCAGGAAGCG is a genomic window containing:
- a CDS encoding valine--tRNA ligase, giving the protein MTDEALTAAPLEKTFQPENYEKTLYERWEESGVFRADPARPGPAFSIMFPPPNVTGTLHLGHALTFTLQDILIRWRREKGDNVLWQPGTDHAGIATQMVVERMLDREGIKRQEIGRSAFLEHVWKWKHNYGGTIIEQLKRLGAAADWSRERFTMDEGLSKAVRKVFVQLYREGLIYRDKRLVNWDPAFRSAISDLEVENRETKGAMWHIRYPLADGGGAITIATTRPETLLGDVAVAVNPEDERYKALIGRKIRLPLVGRLIPIIADEHSDPQKGTGAVKITPAHDFNDFEVGKRHQLPAPTILDEEAQIWLDEIENDLAASSQTADTAFVRALAGQPRDEARKLIVAELERQDLLEKVEPHVLQVPIAERGGAVVEPRLTLQWYCDAQKLAGPAVEAVRNGKIVFEPRQWENTFYAWMRDLQPWCISRQLWWGHQIPAWYGSDGRTYVAETVQEAQKQAGPEVTLTQEEDVLDTWFSSGLWPFSTLGWPKETPELERYYPTSVLVTGFDIIFFWVSRMMMLGTHFMKDVPFRKVLIHGLVRDEKGQKMSKSRGNGIDPLDLIAQYGADATRLAICAGTGIGRDIKLGPTRVEEHRAFITKLWNAARFLQMNGMEPVAELEGLQVSHTLSRWILAEASQALHDMDQALQASRFDDYARVCYQFVWNIFCDWFLELAKPVFNSDNPDAPELRKVAGYVLGAILRGMQPVIPFVTAALWEKLGYKGDFETVRWPESQKPVGAEEAQEEIDWLRKLISEVRTVRSEMNIPPSRKAPLLFQDASAQTLKRLSNWQEAIDRMGRASEVSALQGPAPKAAAQIILDEATVFIPLEGLIDLQAEQARLEKEIARLEEEIAKVARKLENKNFVERAKPEIVQENRDRLTQFESDLARQKAALARLGGNQGNA